A stretch of the Panthera uncia isolate 11264 chromosome D1, Puncia_PCG_1.0, whole genome shotgun sequence genome encodes the following:
- the CELF1 gene encoding CUGBP Elav-like family member 1 isoform X8 has protein sequence MVISLTFLHEACCADLKTLHSERLNITSFFQNSLCCELSLSEVKSLSSKKMNGTLDHPDQPDLDAIKMFVGQVPRTWSEKDLRELFEQYGAVYEINVLRDRSQNPPQSKGCCFVTFYTRKAALEAQNALHNMKVLPGMHHPIQMKPADSEKNNAVEDRKLFIGMISKKCTENDIRVMFSSFGQIEECRILRGPDGLSRGCAFVTFTTRAMAQTAIKAMHQAQTMEGCSSPMVVKFADTQKDKEQKRMAQQLQQQMQQISAASVWGNLAGLNTLGPQYLALLQQTASSGNLNTLSSLHPMGGLNAMQLQNLAALAAAASAAQNTPSGTNALTTSSSPLSVLTSSGSSPSSSSSSSVNPIASLGALQTLAGATAGLNVSSLAGMAALNGGLGSSGLSNGTGSTMEALTQAYSGIQQYAAAALPTLYNQNLLTQQSIGAAGSQKEGPEGANLFIYHLPQEFGDQDLLQMFMPFGNVVSAKVFIDKQTNLSKCFGFVSYDNPVSAQAAIQSMNGFQIGMKRLKVQLKRSKNDSKPY, from the exons GCTGAACATAACTTCCTTTTTTCAAAATTCCCTGTGTTGTGAACTGAGCTTGAGTGAAGTGAAATCTTTGAG CTCAAAGAAAATGAACGGCACCCTGGACCACCCAGACCAACCGGATCTTGATGCTATCAAGATGTTTGTGGGCCAGGTTCCAAGAACCTGGTCTGAGAAGGACTTGAGGGAACTCTTTGAACAGTATGGTGCTGTCTATGAAATCAATGTCCTAAGGGATAGGAGCCAAAACCCTCCTCAGAGCAAAG GGTgctgttttgttacattttacaCCCGTAAAGCTGCATTAGAGGCGCAGAATGCTCTTCACAACATGAAGGTCCTACCAGGG atgCATCATCCTATACAGATGAAACCTGCCGACAGTGAGAAGAACAATG CAGTGGAAGACAGGAAGCTGTTTATTGGTATGATTTCCAAGAAGTGCACTGAAAATGACATCCGAGTCATGTTCTCTTCATTTGGACAGATTGAAGAATGCCGGATATTACGGGGACCTGATGGCCTGAGCCGAG GTTGTGCGTTTGTGACTTTTACAACAAGAGCCATGGCACAGACGGCTATCAAGGCAATGCATCAAGCACAGACCATGGAG GGCTGCTCATCTCCCATGGTGGTAAAATTTGCTGATACGCAGAAGGACAAAGAACAGAAGAGAATGGCCCAGCAGCTCCAGCAGCAGATGCAGCAAATCAGCGCAGCATCTGTGTGGGGAAACCTTGCTGGTCTAAATACTCTTGGACCCCAGTATTTAGCA CTCCTTCAGCAGACTGCCTCCTCTGGGAACCTCAACACCCTGAGCAGCCTCCACCCAATGGGAG GGTTAAATGCAATGCAGTTACAGAATTTGGCTGCCCTAGCTGCTGCAGCTAGTGCAGCTCAGAACACACCAAGTGGTACCAATGCTCTCACTACATCCAGCAGCCCCCTCAGCGTACTCACCAGTTCAG GGTCCTCACCGagctccagcagcagcagctctgTCAACCCCATCGCCTCCCTTGGAGCTCTGCAGACATTAGCTGGAGCAACGGCAGGCCTCAACGTCAGCTCTTTGGCAG GGATGGCTGCTTTAAATGGTGGCCTGGGCAGCAGCGGCCTTTCCAACGGCACCGGGAGCACCATGGAGGCCCTGACGCAGGCCTACTCGGGAATCCAGCAATATGCTGCCGCGGCACTCCCTACTCTGTACAACCAGAACCTGTTGACACAGCAGAGTATCGGTGCTGCTGGAAGCCAGAAGGAAG GTCCAGAGGGAGCCAACCTGTTCATCTACCACCTGCCCCAGGAGTTTGGAGATCAGGACCTGCTGCAGATGTTTATGCCCTTTGGGAATGTCGTGTCTGCCAAGGTTTTCATAGACAAGCAGACAAACCTGAGCAAGTGTTTTG GTTTTGTAAGTTACGACAATCCTGTTTCGGCTCAAGCTGCCATCCAGTCCATGAACGGCTTTCAGATTGGAATGAAGCGGCTTAAAGTGCAGCTCAAACGTTCGAAGAATGACAGCAAGCCCTACTGA
- the CELF1 gene encoding CUGBP Elav-like family member 1 isoform X9 — translation MVISLTFLHEACCADLKTLHSERLNITSFFQNSLCCELSLSEVKSLSSKKMNGTLDHPDQPDLDAIKMFVGQVPRTWSEKDLRELFEQYGAVYEINVLRDRSQNPPQSKGCCFVTFYTRKAALEAQNALHNMKVLPGMHHPIQMKPADSEKNNVEDRKLFIGMISKKCTENDIRVMFSSFGQIEECRILRGPDGLSRGCAFVTFTTRAMAQTAIKAMHQAQTMEGCSSPMVVKFADTQKDKEQKRMAQQLQQQMQQISAASVWGNLAGLNTLGPQYLALLQQTASSGNLNTLSSLHPMGGLNAMQLQNLAALAAAASAAQNTPSGTNALTTSSSPLSVLTSSGSSPSSSSSSSVNPIASLGALQTLAGATAGLNVSSLAGMAALNGGLGSSGLSNGTGSTMEALTQAYSGIQQYAAAALPTLYNQNLLTQQSIGAAGSQKEGPEGANLFIYHLPQEFGDQDLLQMFMPFGNVVSAKVFIDKQTNLSKCFGFVSYDNPVSAQAAIQSMNGFQIGMKRLKVQLKRSKNDSKPY, via the exons GCTGAACATAACTTCCTTTTTTCAAAATTCCCTGTGTTGTGAACTGAGCTTGAGTGAAGTGAAATCTTTGAG CTCAAAGAAAATGAACGGCACCCTGGACCACCCAGACCAACCGGATCTTGATGCTATCAAGATGTTTGTGGGCCAGGTTCCAAGAACCTGGTCTGAGAAGGACTTGAGGGAACTCTTTGAACAGTATGGTGCTGTCTATGAAATCAATGTCCTAAGGGATAGGAGCCAAAACCCTCCTCAGAGCAAAG GGTgctgttttgttacattttacaCCCGTAAAGCTGCATTAGAGGCGCAGAATGCTCTTCACAACATGAAGGTCCTACCAGGG atgCATCATCCTATACAGATGAAACCTGCCGACAGTGAGAAGAACAATG TGGAAGACAGGAAGCTGTTTATTGGTATGATTTCCAAGAAGTGCACTGAAAATGACATCCGAGTCATGTTCTCTTCATTTGGACAGATTGAAGAATGCCGGATATTACGGGGACCTGATGGCCTGAGCCGAG GTTGTGCGTTTGTGACTTTTACAACAAGAGCCATGGCACAGACGGCTATCAAGGCAATGCATCAAGCACAGACCATGGAG GGCTGCTCATCTCCCATGGTGGTAAAATTTGCTGATACGCAGAAGGACAAAGAACAGAAGAGAATGGCCCAGCAGCTCCAGCAGCAGATGCAGCAAATCAGCGCAGCATCTGTGTGGGGAAACCTTGCTGGTCTAAATACTCTTGGACCCCAGTATTTAGCA CTCCTTCAGCAGACTGCCTCCTCTGGGAACCTCAACACCCTGAGCAGCCTCCACCCAATGGGAG GGTTAAATGCAATGCAGTTACAGAATTTGGCTGCCCTAGCTGCTGCAGCTAGTGCAGCTCAGAACACACCAAGTGGTACCAATGCTCTCACTACATCCAGCAGCCCCCTCAGCGTACTCACCAGTTCAG GGTCCTCACCGagctccagcagcagcagctctgTCAACCCCATCGCCTCCCTTGGAGCTCTGCAGACATTAGCTGGAGCAACGGCAGGCCTCAACGTCAGCTCTTTGGCAG GGATGGCTGCTTTAAATGGTGGCCTGGGCAGCAGCGGCCTTTCCAACGGCACCGGGAGCACCATGGAGGCCCTGACGCAGGCCTACTCGGGAATCCAGCAATATGCTGCCGCGGCACTCCCTACTCTGTACAACCAGAACCTGTTGACACAGCAGAGTATCGGTGCTGCTGGAAGCCAGAAGGAAG GTCCAGAGGGAGCCAACCTGTTCATCTACCACCTGCCCCAGGAGTTTGGAGATCAGGACCTGCTGCAGATGTTTATGCCCTTTGGGAATGTCGTGTCTGCCAAGGTTTTCATAGACAAGCAGACAAACCTGAGCAAGTGTTTTG GTTTTGTAAGTTACGACAATCCTGTTTCGGCTCAAGCTGCCATCCAGTCCATGAACGGCTTTCAGATTGGAATGAAGCGGCTTAAAGTGCAGCTCAAACGTTCGAAGAATGACAGCAAGCCCTACTGA
- the CELF1 gene encoding CUGBP Elav-like family member 1 isoform X7, which translates to MVISLTFLHEACCADLKTLHSERLNITSFFQNSLCCELSLSEVKSLSSKKMNGTLDHPDQPDLDAIKMFVGQVPRTWSEKDLRELFEQYGAVYEINVLRDRSQNPPQSKGCCFVTFYTRKAALEAQNALHNMKVLPGMHHPIQMKPADSEKNNVEDRKLFIGMISKKCTENDIRVMFSSFGQIEECRILRGPDGLSRGCAFVTFTTRAMAQTAIKAMHQAQTMEGCSSPMVVKFADTQKDKEQKRMAQQLQQQMQQISAASVWGNLAGLNTLGPQYLALYLQLLQQTASSGNLNTLSSLHPMGGLNAMQLQNLAALAAAASAAQNTPSGTNALTTSSSPLSVLTSSGSSPSSSSSSSVNPIASLGALQTLAGATAGLNVSSLAGMAALNGGLGSSGLSNGTGSTMEALTQAYSGIQQYAAAALPTLYNQNLLTQQSIGAAGSQKEGPEGANLFIYHLPQEFGDQDLLQMFMPFGNVVSAKVFIDKQTNLSKCFGFVSYDNPVSAQAAIQSMNGFQIGMKRLKVQLKRSKNDSKPY; encoded by the exons GCTGAACATAACTTCCTTTTTTCAAAATTCCCTGTGTTGTGAACTGAGCTTGAGTGAAGTGAAATCTTTGAG CTCAAAGAAAATGAACGGCACCCTGGACCACCCAGACCAACCGGATCTTGATGCTATCAAGATGTTTGTGGGCCAGGTTCCAAGAACCTGGTCTGAGAAGGACTTGAGGGAACTCTTTGAACAGTATGGTGCTGTCTATGAAATCAATGTCCTAAGGGATAGGAGCCAAAACCCTCCTCAGAGCAAAG GGTgctgttttgttacattttacaCCCGTAAAGCTGCATTAGAGGCGCAGAATGCTCTTCACAACATGAAGGTCCTACCAGGG atgCATCATCCTATACAGATGAAACCTGCCGACAGTGAGAAGAACAATG TGGAAGACAGGAAGCTGTTTATTGGTATGATTTCCAAGAAGTGCACTGAAAATGACATCCGAGTCATGTTCTCTTCATTTGGACAGATTGAAGAATGCCGGATATTACGGGGACCTGATGGCCTGAGCCGAG GTTGTGCGTTTGTGACTTTTACAACAAGAGCCATGGCACAGACGGCTATCAAGGCAATGCATCAAGCACAGACCATGGAG GGCTGCTCATCTCCCATGGTGGTAAAATTTGCTGATACGCAGAAGGACAAAGAACAGAAGAGAATGGCCCAGCAGCTCCAGCAGCAGATGCAGCAAATCAGCGCAGCATCTGTGTGGGGAAACCTTGCTGGTCTAAATACTCTTGGACCCCAGTATTTAGCA CTTTATTTGCAGCTCCTTCAGCAGACTGCCTCCTCTGGGAACCTCAACACCCTGAGCAGCCTCCACCCAATGGGAG GGTTAAATGCAATGCAGTTACAGAATTTGGCTGCCCTAGCTGCTGCAGCTAGTGCAGCTCAGAACACACCAAGTGGTACCAATGCTCTCACTACATCCAGCAGCCCCCTCAGCGTACTCACCAGTTCAG GGTCCTCACCGagctccagcagcagcagctctgTCAACCCCATCGCCTCCCTTGGAGCTCTGCAGACATTAGCTGGAGCAACGGCAGGCCTCAACGTCAGCTCTTTGGCAG GGATGGCTGCTTTAAATGGTGGCCTGGGCAGCAGCGGCCTTTCCAACGGCACCGGGAGCACCATGGAGGCCCTGACGCAGGCCTACTCGGGAATCCAGCAATATGCTGCCGCGGCACTCCCTACTCTGTACAACCAGAACCTGTTGACACAGCAGAGTATCGGTGCTGCTGGAAGCCAGAAGGAAG GTCCAGAGGGAGCCAACCTGTTCATCTACCACCTGCCCCAGGAGTTTGGAGATCAGGACCTGCTGCAGATGTTTATGCCCTTTGGGAATGTCGTGTCTGCCAAGGTTTTCATAGACAAGCAGACAAACCTGAGCAAGTGTTTTG GTTTTGTAAGTTACGACAATCCTGTTTCGGCTCAAGCTGCCATCCAGTCCATGAACGGCTTTCAGATTGGAATGAAGCGGCTTAAAGTGCAGCTCAAACGTTCGAAGAATGACAGCAAGCCCTACTGA
- the CELF1 gene encoding CUGBP Elav-like family member 1 isoform X1 produces MVISLTFLHEACCADLKTLHSERLNITSFFQNSLCCELSLSEVKSLSSKKMNGTLDHPDQPDLDAIKMFVGQVPRTWSEKDLRELFEQYGAVYEINVLRDRSQNPPQSKGCCFVTFYTRKAALEAQNALHNMKVLPGMHHPIQMKPADSEKNNAVEDRKLFIGMISKKCTENDIRVMFSSFGQIEECRILRGPDGLSRGCAFVTFTTRAMAQTAIKAMHQAQTMEGCSSPMVVKFADTQKDKEQKRMAQQLQQQMQQISAASVWGNLAGLNTLGPQYLALYLQLLQQTASSGNLNTLSSLHPMGGLNAMQLQNLAALAAAASAAQNTPSGTNALTTSSSPLSVLTSSGSSPSSSSSSSVNPIASLGALQTLAGATAGLNVSSLAGMAALNGGLGSSGLSNGTGSTMEALTQAYSGIQQYAAAALPTLYNQNLLTQQSIGAAGSQKEGPEGANLFIYHLPQEFGDQDLLQMFMPFGNVVSAKVFIDKQTNLSKCFGMLASLLVSGGLSAFTTENKKGLKAGRAGFELGYHLTQPWADQFFYCCLWMMDFYPYCCSGSKNNVWK; encoded by the exons GCTGAACATAACTTCCTTTTTTCAAAATTCCCTGTGTTGTGAACTGAGCTTGAGTGAAGTGAAATCTTTGAG CTCAAAGAAAATGAACGGCACCCTGGACCACCCAGACCAACCGGATCTTGATGCTATCAAGATGTTTGTGGGCCAGGTTCCAAGAACCTGGTCTGAGAAGGACTTGAGGGAACTCTTTGAACAGTATGGTGCTGTCTATGAAATCAATGTCCTAAGGGATAGGAGCCAAAACCCTCCTCAGAGCAAAG GGTgctgttttgttacattttacaCCCGTAAAGCTGCATTAGAGGCGCAGAATGCTCTTCACAACATGAAGGTCCTACCAGGG atgCATCATCCTATACAGATGAAACCTGCCGACAGTGAGAAGAACAATG CAGTGGAAGACAGGAAGCTGTTTATTGGTATGATTTCCAAGAAGTGCACTGAAAATGACATCCGAGTCATGTTCTCTTCATTTGGACAGATTGAAGAATGCCGGATATTACGGGGACCTGATGGCCTGAGCCGAG GTTGTGCGTTTGTGACTTTTACAACAAGAGCCATGGCACAGACGGCTATCAAGGCAATGCATCAAGCACAGACCATGGAG GGCTGCTCATCTCCCATGGTGGTAAAATTTGCTGATACGCAGAAGGACAAAGAACAGAAGAGAATGGCCCAGCAGCTCCAGCAGCAGATGCAGCAAATCAGCGCAGCATCTGTGTGGGGAAACCTTGCTGGTCTAAATACTCTTGGACCCCAGTATTTAGCA CTTTATTTGCAGCTCCTTCAGCAGACTGCCTCCTCTGGGAACCTCAACACCCTGAGCAGCCTCCACCCAATGGGAG GGTTAAATGCAATGCAGTTACAGAATTTGGCTGCCCTAGCTGCTGCAGCTAGTGCAGCTCAGAACACACCAAGTGGTACCAATGCTCTCACTACATCCAGCAGCCCCCTCAGCGTACTCACCAGTTCAG GGTCCTCACCGagctccagcagcagcagctctgTCAACCCCATCGCCTCCCTTGGAGCTCTGCAGACATTAGCTGGAGCAACGGCAGGCCTCAACGTCAGCTCTTTGGCAG GGATGGCTGCTTTAAATGGTGGCCTGGGCAGCAGCGGCCTTTCCAACGGCACCGGGAGCACCATGGAGGCCCTGACGCAGGCCTACTCGGGAATCCAGCAATATGCTGCCGCGGCACTCCCTACTCTGTACAACCAGAACCTGTTGACACAGCAGAGTATCGGTGCTGCTGGAAGCCAGAAGGAAG GTCCAGAGGGAGCCAACCTGTTCATCTACCACCTGCCCCAGGAGTTTGGAGATCAGGACCTGCTGCAGATGTTTATGCCCTTTGGGAATGTCGTGTCTGCCAAGGTTTTCATAGACAAGCAGACAAACCTGAGCAAGTGTTTTGGTATGTTGGCTTCTCTTTTGGTGTCGGGAGGGTTAAGTGCCTTTACCACTGAGAACAAAAAGGGTCTGAAAGCAGGAAGAGCAGGGTTTGAATTGGGTTACCATTTAACTCAACCTTGGGCAGatcaatttttttattgctgtttatgGATGATGGATTTCTACCCATACTGTTGCTCCggaagtaaaaataatgtatGGAAATAG
- the CELF1 gene encoding CUGBP Elav-like family member 1 isoform X6, translating to MVISLTFLHEACCADLKTLHSERLNITSFFQNSLCCELSLSEVKSLSSKKMNGTLDHPDQPDLDAIKMFVGQVPRTWSEKDLRELFEQYGAVYEINVLRDRSQNPPQSKGCCFVTFYTRKAALEAQNALHNMKVLPGMHHPIQMKPADSEKNNAVEDRKLFIGMISKKCTENDIRVMFSSFGQIEECRILRGPDGLSRGCAFVTFTTRAMAQTAIKAMHQAQTMEGCSSPMVVKFADTQKDKEQKRMAQQLQQQMQQISAASVWGNLAGLNTLGPQYLALYLQLLQQTASSGNLNTLSSLHPMGGLNAMQLQNLAALAAAASAAQNTPSGTNALTTSSSPLSVLTSSGSSPSSSSSSSVNPIASLGALQTLAGATAGLNVSSLAGMAALNGGLGSSGLSNGTGSTMEALTQAYSGIQQYAAAALPTLYNQNLLTQQSIGAAGSQKEGPEGANLFIYHLPQEFGDQDLLQMFMPFGNVVSAKVFIDKQTNLSKCFGFVSYDNPVSAQAAIQSMNGFQIGMKRLKVQLKRSKNDSKPY from the exons GCTGAACATAACTTCCTTTTTTCAAAATTCCCTGTGTTGTGAACTGAGCTTGAGTGAAGTGAAATCTTTGAG CTCAAAGAAAATGAACGGCACCCTGGACCACCCAGACCAACCGGATCTTGATGCTATCAAGATGTTTGTGGGCCAGGTTCCAAGAACCTGGTCTGAGAAGGACTTGAGGGAACTCTTTGAACAGTATGGTGCTGTCTATGAAATCAATGTCCTAAGGGATAGGAGCCAAAACCCTCCTCAGAGCAAAG GGTgctgttttgttacattttacaCCCGTAAAGCTGCATTAGAGGCGCAGAATGCTCTTCACAACATGAAGGTCCTACCAGGG atgCATCATCCTATACAGATGAAACCTGCCGACAGTGAGAAGAACAATG CAGTGGAAGACAGGAAGCTGTTTATTGGTATGATTTCCAAGAAGTGCACTGAAAATGACATCCGAGTCATGTTCTCTTCATTTGGACAGATTGAAGAATGCCGGATATTACGGGGACCTGATGGCCTGAGCCGAG GTTGTGCGTTTGTGACTTTTACAACAAGAGCCATGGCACAGACGGCTATCAAGGCAATGCATCAAGCACAGACCATGGAG GGCTGCTCATCTCCCATGGTGGTAAAATTTGCTGATACGCAGAAGGACAAAGAACAGAAGAGAATGGCCCAGCAGCTCCAGCAGCAGATGCAGCAAATCAGCGCAGCATCTGTGTGGGGAAACCTTGCTGGTCTAAATACTCTTGGACCCCAGTATTTAGCA CTTTATTTGCAGCTCCTTCAGCAGACTGCCTCCTCTGGGAACCTCAACACCCTGAGCAGCCTCCACCCAATGGGAG GGTTAAATGCAATGCAGTTACAGAATTTGGCTGCCCTAGCTGCTGCAGCTAGTGCAGCTCAGAACACACCAAGTGGTACCAATGCTCTCACTACATCCAGCAGCCCCCTCAGCGTACTCACCAGTTCAG GGTCCTCACCGagctccagcagcagcagctctgTCAACCCCATCGCCTCCCTTGGAGCTCTGCAGACATTAGCTGGAGCAACGGCAGGCCTCAACGTCAGCTCTTTGGCAG GGATGGCTGCTTTAAATGGTGGCCTGGGCAGCAGCGGCCTTTCCAACGGCACCGGGAGCACCATGGAGGCCCTGACGCAGGCCTACTCGGGAATCCAGCAATATGCTGCCGCGGCACTCCCTACTCTGTACAACCAGAACCTGTTGACACAGCAGAGTATCGGTGCTGCTGGAAGCCAGAAGGAAG GTCCAGAGGGAGCCAACCTGTTCATCTACCACCTGCCCCAGGAGTTTGGAGATCAGGACCTGCTGCAGATGTTTATGCCCTTTGGGAATGTCGTGTCTGCCAAGGTTTTCATAGACAAGCAGACAAACCTGAGCAAGTGTTTTG GTTTTGTAAGTTACGACAATCCTGTTTCGGCTCAAGCTGCCATCCAGTCCATGAACGGCTTTCAGATTGGAATGAAGCGGCTTAAAGTGCAGCTCAAACGTTCGAAGAATGACAGCAAGCCCTACTGA
- the CELF1 gene encoding CUGBP Elav-like family member 1 isoform X4: MVISLTFLHEACCADLKTLHSERLNITSFFQNSLCCELSLSEVKSLSSKKMNGTLDHPDQPDLDAIKMFVGQVPRTWSEKDLRELFEQYGAVYEINVLRDRSQNPPQSKGCCFVTFYTRKAALEAQNALHNMKVLPGMHHPIQMKPADSEKNNVEDRKLFIGMISKKCTENDIRVMFSSFGQIEECRILRGPDGLSRGCAFVTFTTRAMAQTAIKAMHQAQTMEGCSSPMVVKFADTQKDKEQKRMAQQLQQQMQQISAASVWGNLAGLNTLGPQYLALLQQTASSGNLNTLSSLHPMGGLNAMQLQNLAALAAAASAAQNTPSGTNALTTSSSPLSVLTSSGSSPSSSSSSSVNPIASLGALQTLAGATAGLNVSSLAGMAALNGGLGSSGLSNGTGSTMEALTQAYSGIQQYAAAALPTLYNQNLLTQQSIGAAGSQKEGPEGANLFIYHLPQEFGDQDLLQMFMPFGNVVSAKVFIDKQTNLSKCFGMLASLLVSGGLSAFTTENKKGLKAGRAGFELGYHLTQPWADQFFYCCLWMMDFYPYCCSGSKNNVWK; the protein is encoded by the exons GCTGAACATAACTTCCTTTTTTCAAAATTCCCTGTGTTGTGAACTGAGCTTGAGTGAAGTGAAATCTTTGAG CTCAAAGAAAATGAACGGCACCCTGGACCACCCAGACCAACCGGATCTTGATGCTATCAAGATGTTTGTGGGCCAGGTTCCAAGAACCTGGTCTGAGAAGGACTTGAGGGAACTCTTTGAACAGTATGGTGCTGTCTATGAAATCAATGTCCTAAGGGATAGGAGCCAAAACCCTCCTCAGAGCAAAG GGTgctgttttgttacattttacaCCCGTAAAGCTGCATTAGAGGCGCAGAATGCTCTTCACAACATGAAGGTCCTACCAGGG atgCATCATCCTATACAGATGAAACCTGCCGACAGTGAGAAGAACAATG TGGAAGACAGGAAGCTGTTTATTGGTATGATTTCCAAGAAGTGCACTGAAAATGACATCCGAGTCATGTTCTCTTCATTTGGACAGATTGAAGAATGCCGGATATTACGGGGACCTGATGGCCTGAGCCGAG GTTGTGCGTTTGTGACTTTTACAACAAGAGCCATGGCACAGACGGCTATCAAGGCAATGCATCAAGCACAGACCATGGAG GGCTGCTCATCTCCCATGGTGGTAAAATTTGCTGATACGCAGAAGGACAAAGAACAGAAGAGAATGGCCCAGCAGCTCCAGCAGCAGATGCAGCAAATCAGCGCAGCATCTGTGTGGGGAAACCTTGCTGGTCTAAATACTCTTGGACCCCAGTATTTAGCA CTCCTTCAGCAGACTGCCTCCTCTGGGAACCTCAACACCCTGAGCAGCCTCCACCCAATGGGAG GGTTAAATGCAATGCAGTTACAGAATTTGGCTGCCCTAGCTGCTGCAGCTAGTGCAGCTCAGAACACACCAAGTGGTACCAATGCTCTCACTACATCCAGCAGCCCCCTCAGCGTACTCACCAGTTCAG GGTCCTCACCGagctccagcagcagcagctctgTCAACCCCATCGCCTCCCTTGGAGCTCTGCAGACATTAGCTGGAGCAACGGCAGGCCTCAACGTCAGCTCTTTGGCAG GGATGGCTGCTTTAAATGGTGGCCTGGGCAGCAGCGGCCTTTCCAACGGCACCGGGAGCACCATGGAGGCCCTGACGCAGGCCTACTCGGGAATCCAGCAATATGCTGCCGCGGCACTCCCTACTCTGTACAACCAGAACCTGTTGACACAGCAGAGTATCGGTGCTGCTGGAAGCCAGAAGGAAG GTCCAGAGGGAGCCAACCTGTTCATCTACCACCTGCCCCAGGAGTTTGGAGATCAGGACCTGCTGCAGATGTTTATGCCCTTTGGGAATGTCGTGTCTGCCAAGGTTTTCATAGACAAGCAGACAAACCTGAGCAAGTGTTTTGGTATGTTGGCTTCTCTTTTGGTGTCGGGAGGGTTAAGTGCCTTTACCACTGAGAACAAAAAGGGTCTGAAAGCAGGAAGAGCAGGGTTTGAATTGGGTTACCATTTAACTCAACCTTGGGCAGatcaatttttttattgctgtttatgGATGATGGATTTCTACCCATACTGTTGCTCCggaagtaaaaataatgtatGGAAATAG